TCTCGCTTTCGGCGTGATGGCGGCCGCCTACTCCCATGGCCTCAAGGTCGGGCGCAAAAGCGATTGTGACCTGCGCGTCGCGGCGCATGACGACCATCCGCTGAGCCGCTACACATGCCCGGCGCTGACCACCATGGCCCAGGATTTTGCCTCGATGGCCGGGCGCAGCGTGGAAACGCTGCTGGCCTTGCTGAACGAGGATGGGGCGGCTGTCTCGCCGAAGGTCAATCTCGACTCGACACTGGTCATGCGTCAGTCGGCCTGACGCCCGAAAGCCGGATCGAAGCCGCACCATGCGGCAACCGCCGCATTCACTGCCTCGCGCGCCGCCGGGCCATGGTGGCCCATCGAAACGAAGCCGTGGATCTGGCCGGGCCAGCGCCTGACGATAATTGGCACCTCGGCCGCCGCCAGACGTTTCGCATAAGCCTCGCCTTCATCGGCAAGGATGTCGTGACCGGCGATCGCGACAAAAGCCGGCGCCGTGCCGGCAAGACTGACAGCCTTCAGCGGCGAAACGCGCCAATCCCTGATATCAGAGAGATCGCGAATGTAGTGATCGCGAAACCAGGCCATCGACGACGCCGTCAGGCCGAAGCCCTCGGCAAAGCGGTGATAACTGCCGGCTTCCTGCGAAGCGTCTGTGTTCGGATAAAACAGCAACTGCGCCGTTGGCGCGGCCTTTTCTTCGCGGCAGAGAAGACACAGCACCGTGGCGAGATTGCCGCCGGCGCTGTCGCCGGCGACGGCGATCCGCAGAGCATCGATGCCGAGATCATCAGCATGTATCCGCATGAAGGATAGCGACGCCTGGCAATCCTCGATCGCGGCCGGGAATTTGTGTTCGGGCGCCAGCCGGTAATCCGGAGAGACCACCACGCAGCCGGCG
The nucleotide sequence above comes from Mesorhizobium shangrilense. Encoded proteins:
- a CDS encoding alpha/beta hydrolase, which produces MTKSPLSLLDAEARHVLDLGRQAPARPFEAGTPEEARRAYEEGFPEFQGEREPVASLVERTIAGPGGPLTLRIYHGQGVPSALAPALLYLHGGGWVIGNLDSHDEICRWFANIAGCVVVSPDYRLAPEHKFPAAIEDCQASLSFMRIHADDLGIDALRIAVAGDSAGGNLATVLCLLCREEKAAPTAQLLFYPNTDASQEAGSYHRFAEGFGLTASSMAWFRDHYIRDLSDIRDWRVSPLKAVSLAGTAPAFVAIAGHDILADEGEAYAKRLAAAEVPIIVRRWPGQIHGFVSMGHHGPAAREAVNAAVAAWCGFDPAFGRQAD